The Pseudomonas sp. Marseille-Q3773 DNA window TGCGGACCTTCCAGAACGTGCGCCTGTTCAAGGAAATGACCGCACTGGAAAACCTGCTGATCGCCCAGCACCGCCACCTGAACACCAACTTCTTCGCCGGCCTGTTCAAAACCCCGAGCTTCCGCCGCAGCGAGAAGGAGGCCATGGAACGCGCGCAGTACTGGCTGGAAAAGGTCGCCTTGACCGAATTCGCCAACCGCACCGCCGGCACCCTCGCCTACGGCCAGCAACGCCGCCTGGAAATCGCCCGCTGCATGATGACCCAGCCGCGCATCATCATGCTCGACGAACCGGCTGCGGGCCTGAACCCGAAGGAAACCGAAGACCTCAAGGCACTGATCGCCTACCTGCGTGAGTCGCACAACGTCACCGTGCTGCTGATCGAGCACGACATGAAGCTGGTGATGAGCATTTCCGACCATATCGTGGTGATCAACCAGGGCACCCCCCTGGCCCACGGCACGCCGGAAGAGATCCGCGACAACCCTGATGTGATCAAAGCCTACCTGGGGGAAGCGTAAATGCTGAAGTTCGAGAACGTTTCCACCTTCTACGGCAAGATCCAGGCGCTGCACAGCGTCAATGTGGAAATCAACCAGGGCGAGATCGTCACCCTGATCGGTGCCAACGGTGCTGGCAAGTCGACCCTGCTGATGACCCTGTGCGGCTCGCCGCAGGCGCACAGCGGCAGCATCAAGTACCTGGGCGAAGAACTGGTCGGCCAGCCATCCTCGCACATCATGCGCAAGAGCATCGCGGTAGTGCCGGAAGGCCGCCGCGTGTTCTCCCGCCTGACCGTGGAGGAAAACCTGGCGATGGGCGGCTTCTTCACTGACAAGGGCGATTACCAGGAACAGCTGGACAAGGTGCTGCAGCTGTTCCCGCGCCTGAAGGAGCGTTATATCCAGCGCGGCGGCACCATGTCCGGTGGCGAGCAGCAGATGCTCGCCATTGGCCGGGCGCTGATGAGCAAGCCCAAGCTGCTGCTGCTCGACGAGCCGTCGCTGGGCCTGGCGCCAATCATCATCCAGCAGATCTTCGACATCATCGAACAGCTGCGCCGTGATGGCGTGACCGTGTTTCTGGTGGAGCAGAACGCCAACCAGGCATTGAAGATCGCCGACCGGGCGTACGTGCTGGAAAACGGCCGGGTGGTGATGCAGGGAACTGGTGAAGCACTGCTGACCGACCCGAAGGTGCGCGACGCGTACCTGGGGGGTTGATCGGAAAAAGGGCCTTCGGGCCCTTTTTTCCGCCTGTTGGATTTGTATCGACTGATCCGGCGACAGAGCCAGTACCGGCAACCATTAACTTGAGATCCGCCGCCAGCCTGCGTAACGTGGCCAGCTTTCACGGCAAAGATCCCGGAGCCCGCCCCATGCGCCTCACCCCTACCCTGCTGTTCAGTGCCCTGCTGCCCCTGTTTGGTGGTTGCCAGCTCATGGCCGACGCTCCCAGCGACCCGAACATCGGCACCACGCGCATGCAGGGCGAACTGCGCGCCGCTGGTGGCCAGCTGCTGTTCAAGCCGTGCAGCGAAAGCCGCACCTTCGTGATCAACGACGTCGCCGCCACCGGCATCCTGCAAGAAGCCGCCAACTTGGCCAAGGATGCCAACGACAAGCTGTTCGCCGATGTCCGTGGTCGCCTCACCGGCAGCAAGCAGGCCAGCACCGACGGCCAGCTGGAAGTACGTCAGCTGTACCGCCTGGAGCCTTCCATCCGCGCCTGTGAAGACCCTAACTTCAAACAACTGACCCTGCGCGCCAACGGCCACGAATCGGATTGGGACATCAAGGCCAGTGGCAAGGGCATGGTGCTCAACCGCATCGGTCAGCCCCCCCTGCCCCTGCCGTTCCTGGAAGAGCAAGTGCCCGGCGGCGGCCTGACCCTGACCAGCGAAGCCAACGGCCAGCAGGTGGAGCTGTGGGCCGCACCGCAGCGCTGCGTGAACAGCGCCACCGGCGCCATCTATCACCTGCGCACCGAACTGCGCATCGACGGCAAGACCTTGCAGGGCTGCGGTTACTATGGCGGTGCACGCGACAACTGAAACGTCAGACAAACGACGGCCGGGTCAAACGACCCGGCTCGTGCCCCGTATATCCAAAGTGCTAATTGTCGCCAGCTACGTATTCGAATCTCACCTCCTCGGATTGCGAGTTCGGCATCGTGATCTTGATCAGTGGCAGGCTTATTCTCGTTTTCGCCAGGAAGTTGGCCTTATCCTTCTTTGCGTCAACAAGTCCCGTGGCATTCAGGTAAAAGAATGCCTGAATAGGCAAGACCGCACCCTGGCCAGCTGCCCATGTTTTGAGCACCAGCTCATTGTGCTGGGTGAACCGCTTGTCTGTGGGTGAACCCTGGGATTTCGCCAATACCCCCGCATAAAAGGCCGGACCGGCCAGCTGATTCCTGTCATCACGGACATTGAACGAACACAGTTTTTGATTTTGCTGGCCTTGCGCCGTGTATAAATTTATCCACTGCTGGGCAGTTGTTATATTTTGGAGATCACAAGATTTACTGGTTGGGTTATTGTCCGAATAGGGACCACACCGCTGCCCCGAACGATCGTTGGTCCAACCGTCAATTGGAAAAATACACAGTACATCAGGGTCCATTTTGTCCGGCGGCGCGCCGAAGATCGGGTACAGTATGTAGCCATTATTCAGGTTCGACGCCAACCTGGATGTTTTGCTGTCCTTACGGATAAAACTGAATGATTGTCCTCCGAGCCTGACTGAAGTGGGGCTTGGATCCCACGAATCGTAATTAGGGCTATACGTGGTAATACGCAGGATGACGCCAGTACATAAGAAGGCCGGTTTTGATGGCCCACCGCAATCCGCTCTCGTATCGTTATACCGCGCCGTCAACGCGGCGGCGGTTTGTTCCCCGTTGACTGTGGTTATAGGTTGAGTGGCAGGTGGTGAAGGGGTCGACTCAGGCGCTCGACTGGTCTGGCAAGCCGACAACAATAGAGCCATTAAAAAAAATAAACATGTCCTCATAACAACCGCTCCAATAAAAGGAATAAGGTTAAAAATCTCGAACACTTAACCCCGCACGGGTATACAACGGGCTCCAAACTACAGCCCAAAGCGCAGCGCAACAACTGACAGTTTTATCAGTAGCGGCATAGTCGCCAACCTTATAAATTGGCACGTTTTACAATGCGCCCCTCAGGTTTGGCGTCTGGGCGGGCTCCGCTCATTTATTTTTCAATCGGGTAAATGGCTGCCGTGGGAGGCAATAACTCTGGCGCACGACAGCAGGTATCTTTTCTTCTGCCTGTTCGGGCGCCAAACAGCTTATACTTGGTGGTTTGTGTAACGCCGCCGGCCGCCCATGGCCGGGATACTGGACCCTGCCATGCTACGAATCACCGAACTGAAGCTGCCCCTGGACCATCCCGACGAAGCCCTGCGTGAAGCCATCGTCCAGCGCCTGGGCATTCGCGACGAGCAACTGCTCAGCTTCAACCTGTTCAAGCGCAGCTACGATGCGCGCAAGAAGAACAGCGAGCTGCTGTTCATCTACACCATCGACCTGGAAGCCAGCAACGAAGCCGAACTGCTCCGCAAGTTCGCCGACGATCGCAACATTGGCCCGGCACCCGACGTGACCTACAAGTTCGTCGCCCAGGCCCCGGCTGACCTCCAGGAACGCCCGATCGTGGTCGGTTTCGGCCCGTGCGGCATCTTCGCCGGGCTGCTGCTGGCACAGATGGGCTTCAAGCCGATCATTCTCGAACGCGGCAAGGAAGTGCGCCAGCGCACCAAGGACACCTGGGGCCTGTGGCGCAAGAGCGTGCTCAACCCGGAGTCCAACGTGCAGTTCGGCGAAGGCGGCGCCGGTACCTTCTCCGATGGCAAGCTGTACAGCCAGATCAAGGACCCGCAGCACCACGGCCGCAAAGTGCTGGAAGAGTTCGTCAAGGCCGGTGCGCCGGATGAGATCCTGTACATCAACAAGCCGCACATCGGTACCTTCCGCCTGACTGGCATGGTCGAGCAGATGCGCCAGGACATGATCGCCCTGGGCGCTGAAGTACGCTTCCAGCAGAAGGTCACCGACCTGCTGATCGACGACGGTCAACTGACCGGCGTGGTGCTCGAGAGCGGTGAGCAACTGCACTCACGCCACGTAGTACTGGCCCTCGGCCACAGTGCCCGCGACACCTTCCGCATGCTGCACGCCAAGGGCGTGTACATGGAAGCCAAGCCGTTCTCGGTGGGCTTCCGTATCGAGCACCCGCAAACCCTGATCGACAAGGCGCGCCTGGGCAAGTACGCCGGCCACCCGAAACTCGGTGCCGCCGATTACAAGCTGGTGTACCACGCCAGCAATGGCCGTTCGGTGTACAGCTTCTGCATGTGCCCAGGCGGTACCGTGGTCGCCGCCACCAGCGAGCCAGGCCGGGTGGTTACCAACGGCATGAGCCAGTACTCGCGTAACGAGCGCAACGCCAACTCCGGCATTGTCGTCGGTATCGACCCCGAACGCGACTATCCTGGCGGCCCGCTGGCTGGCATCGAGCTGCAGGAGCGCCTGGAAGCCCATGCCTATGTGATGGGCGGCAGCAACTACCAGGCCCCGGCACAGCTGGTGGGTGACTTCGTCGCTGGCCGTCCATCGACTGCGCTGGGCAGTGTCGAGCCGTCCTACAAGCCAGGCGTGACCCTGGGTGACCTGGCGCCGAGCCTGCCAGACTTCGCCATCGAGGCGATCCGCGAGGCATTGCCAGCGTTCGACCGGCAGATCAAGGGCTACAACCTGCACGATGCAGTGTTGACCGGGATCGAGACGCGTACCTCATCGCCATTGCGCATCACCCGCGGTGACGACTTCCAGAGCCTGAATCTCAAGGGGCTGTTCCCGGCGGGTGAAGGCGCCGGGTATGCGGGCGGGATTCTGTCGGCAGGTGTCGATGGTATTCGCATTGCCGAGGCGGTGGCGCGGGATATGCTCGGCCTCTGACTGTTCATGGCCTGTGAGGGCCCGTTCGTGGGCCAAACCGCGAACAGGCCCTCACAGCCGCAAGAAAATCCGAGAAAACATCAGACTTCCCCTACCCCATCTTTCCCATTCTGGATCTAGGCTTCCTCCAGCCAGCCCAGCCCAGCAACAACATATAACAAAAAAGAATATAGTTTTTGTTTTAAAGCATAACTTCACAGGCTAGGGTGTACGCCCGTTCCATCCGTAAACTGCCCATGGAGAGCCTATAGCCCGTGCGTAGCCTGTTAACCCGTTTCCTGCAGCTCGAGGCCGCCAGCGGCCTGCTGCTGATCGCTGCGGCCGTACTGGCCTTGATCATCAACAACTCGCCGCTGTCCTACCTGTACAGCGGCCTGCTCGACGTGCCCGTCGCCGTTCAGGTAGGGGCGTTGCAGATCGCCAAGCCGCTGTTGTTATGGATCAACGACGGCCTGATGGCGCTGTTCTTCCTGCTGATCGGCCTGGAAGTGAAGCGCGAAGTGGTCGACGGCCACCTGTCCAGGCCGTCCCAGGTGATCCTGCCTGCTACCGCCGCCGTGGGCGGCATGGTGGTACCGGCACTGATCTACTGGTTCATCAACCGTGACAACCCGGCAGCGGTGGCCGGCTGGGCAATTCCCACCGCCACCGACATCGCCTTCGCCCTCGGTGTGCTGGCCCTGCTGGGCAAGCGCGTGCCGGTATCGCTGAAACTGTTCCTGATGACCTTGGCAATCATCGATGACCTGGGCGCGATCATCGTCATCGCGCTGTTCTACTCAGGCACCCTGTCCAGCGTATCGCTGCTGCTGGCCGCGGCCTGCCTGGTGGTGTTGGTGGCGATGAACCGGCTTGGCGTGGTCAAGCTGGGGCCTTACATGATCGTGGGCCTGGTCCTGTGGGTCTGCGTGCTCAAGAGCGGCGTGCACGCCACGCTGGCTGGCGTTGCCCTGGCGCTGTGCATCCCGCTGCGCACCGGCCATGGCGAACGTTCGCCATCGCACGCCTTGGAACACGCCCTGCACCCGTGGGTCGCCTACGCCATCCTGCCGTTGTTCGCCTTCGCCAATGCTGGTGTGTCGCTGGCAGGCATGACCTTGGACAGCTTCGTTCACCCAGTGCCGCTGGGCATCGCCGTAGGGCTGCTGCTGGGCAAGACCGTGGGCGTCTTCGGCTTGACCTGGGTCGCCATCAAACTGCGCCTGGCCGCTCTGCCTGCTGGCGCCAGTTGGGGCCAGTTACTGGGCGTGGCGATCCTCTGTGGCATCGGCTTCACCATGAGCCTGTTCGTTGGCTCACTCGCCTTCGTGCCAGGCAGCAGCGAGTTCGCCGGGATGGACCGCATGGGTATTCTCACCGGCTCGTTCCTTGCCGCCGTATTCGGCTACGCCGTAACCGCCATGGCCAGCCGCAAGCACAACGTTGGCTGACCTGGCCACAGCATGAAAAAACCCCGACTGGCGCGCAGCCATGTCGGGGTTTTTCTTGTTGCGCTACGGTCAGTGCGAGACGCGGCTGGTACCGTCGACGGTCATGATGCGCACGCGGTCGCCAACGCGGAAGATTTCGTTCTCCTGCACGGCCTGGACATAGGCACGCATGCTGCCATCGTCCTCACGTACGGTGATTTCCACGCCCTGGGTGCGGGTCAGCCCTTCTTCCGCTGCGGAACCGGCCAGGCCACCGGCAACGGCACCGATCACGGCGGCGACGATGCTGCCACGGCCACCACCCACGGCACTGCCGGCCACGCCACCCACGATGGCGCCAGCACCACCGCCGATCGGAGTCTTGGTACCCTCGATCTTGACCGGGCGCAGGGATTCGATGGTGCCCATACGCACGGTCTGCACGCGGCGGGCCTCATCACGGGAGTAGCTGTCACCGGTCAGGCTAGAGGCACAGCCACCCAGCAACAACGACATGGTGGTGAAGGTCGCCACCAGCAAAGCGGATTTACGCATGGGTAATGTCTCCATAGGTCAGATGCGTATTAGACGCTGCACGTTGACGACTGTCACGGTACAAGCGCAATAAAATTGTTTTCATTCAGCCGAGGTACAGCCAGCGTGGCTGTGCCGATGCCTTTTCAAGTGAGACCAAGGATAGCCATGGATTACTTAATCGTCGTGGTCACCACCGTTGCGGGGCTGTACTTCCACGGCTGGCTGTACGTCCGCACGCGCCGCTGGATGGACCGTGACCTGGCGTTGTCGCTGGCCGGGGCGGACCCTGGCAAGCGCGCGTACATGCTGCAAAGGCTTGAACAGGCACGGCTGGAGAAGGTGCGGCGCAAGCAGTTGCCGGGGTGGCTGGAGCGCGAGGCGGCGGAGTATCCGGGGTAGTCTGGGCGAATGTCGGGGCGGCTGCGCAGCCCATCGCGACACACGGCCGCTCCTACAGTGAACTGAAGTCCACCCCAGATCGTGAAGGGGCCGCAAGGCGGCCCCTGGATGTCAGGGCGCCAGGCGTTCCCGCTGCCATTGCCCATCAATCAGCCGGTAGTTCAGCCGGTCATGCAACCGGCTGGCCCGGCCCTGCCAGAACTCGACCCGCTCAGGTAGCAAGCGGTACCCGCCCCAGTGCTCCGGGCAATGCGGCTGGGTGTCGGAGAAGCGTGCCTCGGTAGCCTTGACCAGGCTTTCCAGTTCCTCACGACCGGCAATCACCCGGCTCTGCGGCGATGCCCACGCCCCCAGGCGGCTACCCAGAGGGCGTACCTGGTAGTAGGCGTCCGATTCCTCGGCCGTGACCTTCTCCACCCGCCCTTCGATGCGCACCTGACGCTCCAGCGCCGGCCAGAAGAAGGTCATGGCGGCGTAGGGGTTGGCCAATAATTGCTGGCCCTTGGCGCTATCGTAGTTGGTGAAGAAGGTGAAACCACGCTCATCGAGCCCTTTGAGCAGCAATACGCGACAATGGGGGCGGCCGTCTGCGTCGACGGTGGCCAAGGTCATGGCATTGGCTTCCACCGGGGCCTGCTCGGTTTTCACCGCATCGGCGAACCACTGGTGGAACAGGGCGAACGGCTCTCCCGGGGCCTGGGCTTCGGCCAGGCCATCACGGGTGTAGTCGCGGCGCATATCAGCCAGGGATTGAGTCATTGCTGCGTTCCTTGACGATCAGTTGGTCTTCGCAGGGCTGTTGGCAGCTACTTTCTTGTCAGCGGTAGCTTTCTTGGCCGCAGGCTTGGCCGGCGCGGCTTTTTTCTTGGCGGTGGTCTTGGCTGGCGCCTTGGCCTTGGCTACAGGCTTCTTCGCCGCAGCCTTGGCCGCCGGCTTGCTGTCGGCAGCCTTGGCGGCTGGCGCCTTGCTATCCTGCACCGCCACCATCGAGGCTGGTGCCGGGGCCGGGGCCGCCTGCTGGTACTTGGCCAACAGGGCAACCATGGTGTTCTGCGGAGTCAGCAGCATTTCCACGCGGCGGTTCAAGGCGCGGCCCTCGGCACTGTCGTTGGCGGCGCGCGGCATCACCGAACCCATGCCCTTGAGGTTCAGGCGGTCACGCTGCAGGCCGCTGAGGCGGAAGATCGCCGACACCGAAGCGGCGCGTTCCAGGCTGAGCTTCTGGTTGGCGGCAGCGACACCGCTGCTGTCGGCATGGCCGAGCACCAGCACGGCGGTCTTGGCATCGCCTTCGACGGTCTTGGCCACGCGGGTAATCGGGCCCAGTGTCATCGGCAGCAGCATGTTCGGGCGGTCAGGGTTGTACGAGCCGTCCACCGGAATGGTCACGGCCAGCAGGTTGTCACGACGCTCGAGTTCCAGCTTGCTGCCCTTGATCGCTTCACGCAGCTTGGGCTCGTACTCGTCCAGCCAGGCCTGGGTCGCCTTCTCGTCGATCTTCGGTACCACCGGCCCCTTGGCCTGCTTCTGTTCAGCACCGAATGGCCACCACCAACGGCTGGAACTTTCGGACTTGGCATCGGCCTTGGCGACGTTTTCAGTCACGGCTTGCTTCACTTCCTGCTCGGCAACCTTGTCCGAACCGAAGGGCCACCAGCTCGAGCCGCTGTCCTTCGAGGCGTCCTGGGAGTGACTGGCGCAGCCGGTGACAGCGGTCAGGCACAGGGCGAGTGCTAAGGTTTTATGTGAAGACATCAGCGATACACCATGAAATAGAAAGAAATTTTGCCTACACGCTTCAGGCATTGGCATTGAGGATAGTCAAAGGCATGCGGCAATACCCGCACTACCCGATCAAAGGCAACTTGCAAGTACACGCACCAGATGCTGGGCTCGCGGATCCATCAGCACGTAAGGCCCCAGGGTATTGACCACGAAGCCGAAGGCCACGTCGTACTCAGGGTCGGCGAAACCGACCGAGCCGCCGGCGCCAGGGTGGCCGAAGGCGCGCGCGCCGAGGCCAAAGGTGGCATTGGCCACCTCGGGCTGGTCAAGCATGCAGCCCAGGCCGAAACGGGTCTGGGTAAGCAAGGTGCGGTCCTGGCCGAGGCTGTGCTCGCGGGTCAGTTCATCGAGCAGCTCGGATTCGAGCAGGCTGCCATCCAGCAGCCCGGCATAGAAGCCCGCCAGGCTGCGCGCGTTGCCATGGCCATTGGCCGCCGGCTGTTGCATGCGCCGCCACTCCGGCTTGTTGGTGCTGGTCAGGATCGCCGGCGGGTTGGTGAAGGCCCGTGTCGACAGCGCCTCGGGCTCACGCATGGTGACCTGCAGCAGGCGTTGCGCCGCTGCGTCCCCGGGGTTGCCCTTGCCACGGGCGATATGCGCCACGCGGTGGAACTCCTCGTCCGCCAGGCCGACATGGAAATCCAGCCCCAGCGGGCGCGCGGTACGGGCCACGATCGACTCACCAGGGCCACGGCCGTCGGCACGACGGATCAGCTCGCCGATCAGCCAGCCGTAGGTAATGGCGGCATAGCCGTGCTCGGTGCCAGGCGCCCACCAGGGCGTCTCGGCGGCCAGGGCATCAACCATGGTCTGCCAGTCGTACAAGGCTTCGGCCGGCAGCAACTCGCGGAGGGCCGGCAGGCCGGCGCGGTGGCTGAGCAGCTGGCGCAGGGTGATCGCCTGTTTGCCAGCCTGGGCGAACTCGGGCCAGTAGTTGGCCACCGGGGCATCCAGGGCCAGCTTGCCTTCGCCGACCAGCTGCAGGGCGGTTACCGCAGCGAAGGTCTTGGTGCAGGAGAACAGGTTGGCGATGGTGTCGCTGTGCCAGGCCTGCTGGCCATCCTTGTCAGCACTGCCGGCCCACAGGTCGACAACGGTTTCGCCACCGACCTGGATGCACAGCGCGGCGCCACGCTCCTGGGGATCATCGAACAGGGCAGCAAAGGCTTCGCGCACCGCTTCGAACTTCAGCTCATAGTGACCCTGAATCTGCACCCGCTGTTCTCCGTACGACCATTTCCGAAAAATGGTGTGCATTGTTTCAGTAGTTTGGCGTTTTGCAAACTGGCTTGGGCTGGGTGGTCGCGACGAATGGTGCAACCAGGCGCACCACGCGCCTGCACAGGCCTGGCTGAACTATGGGGCAGGCTTCTCCAGCTCGGCGCGCAGCTGGCCCATGGCCTGCAGGTTGCTCTTGCGCACGGCCTCGACGAATCCCGGATACGGCATATCGGTGATTGCCACCAGCCCGAGGTGGCCGTTTTCACCATCGAGCAGCCGCCCGCTGGCCGGTTGATCGAGGTACTGGAACCAGTGCGCGCCGACAATCATTGGCTGCGCCAGAGCCGCCTTGAGGAAATTGCCGTAGGCCGGGCCACGGTCTTCTTCGCGCGCCAGCTCCAGCGGCCCCGGCCAGAATGGGCCGCGATCACGCGAGCCGAACTGGAATTCCGACACCAGCACCGGCTTGTCCAGTTCGGCCAGGCTGGCGAAGTCGTAGCCATCCTGCGGCTTGAGGGTATAGAAGTTGAAGCTGAGCACATCGCAGAATTCGGCACAGGCCTTGACCGCCTCGGGCGTGCTGACGGCATAACGCCCCCCCAAAAGCAGGTGATTCGGCGCATGCCACTTCAGCGAGTCGGCAATGGTCTTGAAGTAGGTATCGGCAAACACCTGCTGGAAATATTGGTAGTCGCGCTCGATCTCCGGGTGCTCGGGGTTCGGCAGCGGCGCTTCGAAGCCTGGATCCTCCATCAGTTCCCAGGCAGCCAGTTCGATACCCCAGGCCTTGGAAAGCCCTTCCTGGTTGCGGTACTTGTCGCGCAGTTGCTTGAGGAAAGCGCGCTTGGCCGGCACATCGGTGGTCAGGCGCAACGTGCCATAAGCCAGCCCGTAACGGGCCTTGGGGTCACCGCCAGGGGCGGCCCAGGCCAGTTCATTGTCGGCGAAATAGCCGATCAGCCAGGGGTCGTCA harbors:
- the pdxH gene encoding pyridoxamine 5'-phosphate oxidase, translating into MTQSLADMRRDYTRDGLAEAQAPGEPFALFHQWFADAVKTEQAPVEANAMTLATVDADGRPHCRVLLLKGLDERGFTFFTNYDSAKGQQLLANPYAAMTFFWPALERQVRIEGRVEKVTAEESDAYYQVRPLGSRLGAWASPQSRVIAGREELESLVKATEARFSDTQPHCPEHWGGYRLLPERVEFWQGRASRLHDRLNYRLIDGQWQRERLAP
- the livG gene encoding high-affinity branched-chain amino acid ABC transporter ATP-binding protein LivG, with protein sequence MSREILQVSGLSMRFGGLLAVNGVGLTVKEKQVVALIGPNGAGKTTVFNCLTGFYKPSGGTILLDGQPIQGLAGHQIARKGVVRTFQNVRLFKEMTALENLLIAQHRHLNTNFFAGLFKTPSFRRSEKEAMERAQYWLEKVALTEFANRTAGTLAYGQQRRLEIARCMMTQPRIIMLDEPAAGLNPKETEDLKALIAYLRESHNVTVLLIEHDMKLVMSISDHIVVINQGTPLAHGTPEEIRDNPDVIKAYLGEA
- a CDS encoding OmpA family protein → MSSHKTLALALCLTAVTGCASHSQDASKDSGSSWWPFGSDKVAEQEVKQAVTENVAKADAKSESSSRWWWPFGAEQKQAKGPVVPKIDEKATQAWLDEYEPKLREAIKGSKLELERRDNLLAVTIPVDGSYNPDRPNMLLPMTLGPITRVAKTVEGDAKTAVLVLGHADSSGVAAANQKLSLERAASVSAIFRLSGLQRDRLNLKGMGSVMPRAANDSAEGRALNRRVEMLLTPQNTMVALLAKYQQAAPAPAPASMVAVQDSKAPAAKAADSKPAAKAAAKKPVAKAKAPAKTTAKKKAAPAKPAAKKATADKKVAANSPAKTN
- the nhaA gene encoding Na+/H+ antiporter NhaA gives rise to the protein MRSLLTRFLQLEAASGLLLIAAAVLALIINNSPLSYLYSGLLDVPVAVQVGALQIAKPLLLWINDGLMALFFLLIGLEVKREVVDGHLSRPSQVILPATAAVGGMVVPALIYWFINRDNPAAVAGWAIPTATDIAFALGVLALLGKRVPVSLKLFLMTLAIIDDLGAIIVIALFYSGTLSSVSLLLAAACLVVLVAMNRLGVVKLGPYMIVGLVLWVCVLKSGVHATLAGVALALCIPLRTGHGERSPSHALEHALHPWVAYAILPLFAFANAGVSLAGMTLDSFVHPVPLGIAVGLLLGKTVGVFGLTWVAIKLRLAALPAGASWGQLLGVAILCGIGFTMSLFVGSLAFVPGSSEFAGMDRMGILTGSFLAAVFGYAVTAMASRKHNVG
- a CDS encoding ATP-binding cassette domain-containing protein, producing MLKFENVSTFYGKIQALHSVNVEINQGEIVTLIGANGAGKSTLLMTLCGSPQAHSGSIKYLGEELVGQPSSHIMRKSIAVVPEGRRVFSRLTVEENLAMGGFFTDKGDYQEQLDKVLQLFPRLKERYIQRGGTMSGGEQQMLAIGRALMSKPKLLLLDEPSLGLAPIIIQQIFDIIEQLRRDGVTVFLVEQNANQALKIADRAYVLENGRVVMQGTGEALLTDPKVRDAYLGG
- a CDS encoding glycine zipper 2TM domain-containing protein; amino-acid sequence: MRKSALLVATFTTMSLLLGGCASSLTGDSYSRDEARRVQTVRMGTIESLRPVKIEGTKTPIGGGAGAIVGGVAGSAVGGGRGSIVAAVIGAVAGGLAGSAAEEGLTRTQGVEITVREDDGSMRAYVQAVQENEIFRVGDRVRIMTVDGTSRVSH
- a CDS encoding halovibrin HvnC, translating into MFEIFNLIPFIGAVVMRTCLFFLMALLLSACQTSRAPESTPSPPATQPITTVNGEQTAAALTARYNDTRADCGGPSKPAFLCTGVILRITTYSPNYDSWDPSPTSVRLGGQSFSFIRKDSKTSRLASNLNNGYILYPIFGAPPDKMDPDVLCIFPIDGWTNDRSGQRCGPYSDNNPTSKSCDLQNITTAQQWINLYTAQGQQNQKLCSFNVRDDRNQLAGPAFYAGVLAKSQGSPTDKRFTQHNELVLKTWAAGQGAVLPIQAFFYLNATGLVDAKKDKANFLAKTRISLPLIKITMPNSQSEEVRFEYVAGDN
- a CDS encoding NAD(P)/FAD-dependent oxidoreductase, with amino-acid sequence MLRITELKLPLDHPDEALREAIVQRLGIRDEQLLSFNLFKRSYDARKKNSELLFIYTIDLEASNEAELLRKFADDRNIGPAPDVTYKFVAQAPADLQERPIVVGFGPCGIFAGLLLAQMGFKPIILERGKEVRQRTKDTWGLWRKSVLNPESNVQFGEGGAGTFSDGKLYSQIKDPQHHGRKVLEEFVKAGAPDEILYINKPHIGTFRLTGMVEQMRQDMIALGAEVRFQQKVTDLLIDDGQLTGVVLESGEQLHSRHVVLALGHSARDTFRMLHAKGVYMEAKPFSVGFRIEHPQTLIDKARLGKYAGHPKLGAADYKLVYHASNGRSVYSFCMCPGGTVVAATSEPGRVVTNGMSQYSRNERNANSGIVVGIDPERDYPGGPLAGIELQERLEAHAYVMGGSNYQAPAQLVGDFVAGRPSTALGSVEPSYKPGVTLGDLAPSLPDFAIEAIREALPAFDRQIKGYNLHDAVLTGIETRTSSPLRITRGDDFQSLNLKGLFPAGEGAGYAGGILSAGVDGIRIAEAVARDMLGL
- a CDS encoding serine hydrolase domain-containing protein — its product is MQIQGHYELKFEAVREAFAALFDDPQERGAALCIQVGGETVVDLWAGSADKDGQQAWHSDTIANLFSCTKTFAAVTALQLVGEGKLALDAPVANYWPEFAQAGKQAITLRQLLSHRAGLPALRELLPAEALYDWQTMVDALAAETPWWAPGTEHGYAAITYGWLIGELIRRADGRGPGESIVARTARPLGLDFHVGLADEEFHRVAHIARGKGNPGDAAAQRLLQVTMREPEALSTRAFTNPPAILTSTNKPEWRRMQQPAANGHGNARSLAGFYAGLLDGSLLESELLDELTREHSLGQDRTLLTQTRFGLGCMLDQPEVANATFGLGARAFGHPGAGGSVGFADPEYDVAFGFVVNTLGPYVLMDPRAQHLVRVLASCL